In Marixanthomonas ophiurae, one genomic interval encodes:
- a CDS encoding D-2-hydroxyacid dehydrogenase: MKVLANDGISTSGVKALEDAGFEVLTVKVAQEQLENYINKNNIDVILVRSATKVRKDLIDACPSLKVIGRGGVGMDNIDVEYARSKDIHVINTPAASSSSVAELVFAHLFGGVRNLHDANRTMPLEGDSRFKELKKTYAGGKELRGKTLGIIGFGRIGREVAKIALGCGMKVIASDNQVGEADITLDFYNGQQITLKIKTEPVSELIKHSDFITLHVPAQKKYVIGEAEIKEMKDGAAIINAARGGVIDEKALLEALEKGKISFAALDTFEDEPSPAIKVLMNGNISLSPHIGAATQEAQDRIGTELAEQIVSILKPVN; this comes from the coding sequence ATGAAAGTTTTAGCAAACGACGGAATTTCGACTAGTGGTGTGAAAGCCCTTGAAGACGCAGGTTTTGAAGTACTAACCGTAAAAGTTGCACAAGAACAACTTGAAAACTATATAAATAAAAATAATATCGACGTGATTTTGGTCCGGAGTGCCACAAAGGTTCGTAAGGATTTAATAGATGCGTGTCCTAGCCTAAAAGTAATTGGTCGCGGTGGCGTTGGTATGGATAATATTGATGTGGAGTATGCGCGTAGTAAAGACATCCATGTAATTAATACTCCAGCAGCTTCCTCCTCTTCTGTAGCTGAATTGGTTTTTGCGCACCTTTTTGGAGGCGTTAGAAATTTGCACGATGCCAACAGAACAATGCCTCTTGAAGGCGATTCCAGATTTAAGGAATTGAAAAAAACTTATGCCGGCGGAAAAGAACTTCGTGGTAAAACACTGGGTATTATTGGTTTTGGTCGTATTGGTCGCGAGGTAGCTAAAATAGCCCTTGGCTGTGGTATGAAGGTAATTGCTAGTGACAATCAAGTTGGAGAAGCAGATATAACACTGGATTTTTATAATGGGCAACAAATAACCCTTAAAATTAAAACCGAACCTGTTTCAGAATTAATAAAACATAGTGATTTTATTACGTTACATGTTCCTGCACAGAAAAAATATGTAATTGGTGAAGCTGAAATAAAGGAAATGAAAGACGGTGCAGCTATAATAAATGCTGCTCGTGGTGGGGTTATAGACGAAAAGGCATTATTAGAAGCTTTAGAAAAAGGAAAAATATCTTTTGCGGCATTAGATACTTTTGAAGACGAGCCTTCTCCTGCTATCAAAGTATTAATGAACGGAAATATTTCTTTAAGCCCACACATTGGTGCGGCAACTCAAGAAGCACAAGATAGAATTGGAACTGAACTTGCTGAACAAATTGTATCAATCCTAAAACCAGTAAATTAG
- a CDS encoding DUF937 domain-containing protein yields MAGILDLLNSDMGKQIIGGISNETKQPADKTASVLSMGLPILMGAMKKNAKSEQGAAGLMSALSNSKHDGSLLDNLGGFFGGGVNEDSKIDGLGILGHALGGSQDNVVGALSKKSGMDSNSVMQILQVAAPILLGYLGKEKRQQNVDSQSGITSLLGNMMAGNSQEEQDKEQSLIESLLDGDNDGSIIDDVAGMVLGNSSKSGLGGMIGGFFGK; encoded by the coding sequence ATGGCAGGAATACTCGATTTATTAAATAGTGACATGGGAAAACAAATTATTGGTGGCATAAGCAACGAAACCAAACAACCTGCTGATAAAACAGCATCAGTTTTATCCATGGGACTTCCTATTTTAATGGGAGCAATGAAAAAAAACGCAAAATCTGAACAAGGTGCCGCTGGCCTTATGAGCGCTCTAAGTAATAGTAAACACGATGGTAGTCTTTTAGATAACCTTGGCGGCTTTTTTGGCGGAGGTGTTAATGAAGACTCAAAAATTGATGGTCTTGGCATACTAGGACATGCACTTGGCGGCTCTCAAGATAATGTTGTTGGTGCACTTTCAAAAAAATCGGGAATGGACTCAAACTCGGTTATGCAAATACTACAAGTAGCGGCACCTATTTTACTAGGATATTTAGGAAAAGAAAAGAGACAACAAAATGTGGATTCACAATCAGGTATAACCAGTTTACTAGGGAACATGATGGCTGGAAATTCTCAAGAAGAACAAGATAAAGAACAATCTCTAATCGAATCTTTACTAGATGGAGATAACGACGGAAGTATTATTGATGATGTTGCTGGAATGGTATTAGGTAATAGTAGTAAAAGTGGTTTAGGTGGAATGATAGGTGGCTTTTTTGGAAAATAA